In Bubalus bubalis isolate 160015118507 breed Murrah chromosome 3, NDDB_SH_1, whole genome shotgun sequence, a genomic segment contains:
- the LOC102414386 gene encoding transmembrane protein 101 isoform X1 encodes MASKMGSRRWMLQLIMQLGSVLLTRCPFWGCFSQLMLYAERAEARRKPDIPVPYLYFDMGAAVLCASFMSFGVKRRWFALGAALQLAISTYAAYVGGYVHYGDWLKVRMYSRTVAIIGGFLVLASGAGELYRRKPRSRSLQSTGQVFLGIYLVCVAYSLQHSKEDRLAYLNHLPGGELMVQLFFVLYGVLALAFLSGYYVTLAAQILAVLLPPVMLLIDGNVAYWHNTRRVEFWNQMKLLGESVGIFGAAVILATDG; translated from the exons ATGGCGTCGAAGATGGGTTCGCGACGGTGGATGTTGCAGCTGATCATGCAGTTGGGTTCTGTGTTGCTCACACGCTGCCCCTTCTGGGGCTGCTTCAGCCAGCTCATGCTGTATGCTGAGAGGGCCGAGGCGCGCCG GAAGCCCGACATCCCAGTACCCTACCTGTACTTCGACATGGGGGCGGCCGTGCTGTGCGCTAGCTTCATGTCCTTTGGAGTGAAGCGGCGCTGGTTCGCGCTGGGGGCCGCACTCCAGCTTGCCATTAGCACCTATGCCGCCTACGTCGGGGGCTACGTCCACTACGGGGACTGGCTGAAG GTCCGTATGTACTCACGCACAGTTGCCATCATTGGTGGCTTTCTTGTGCTGGCCAGCGGTGCTGGGGAGCTGTACCGTCGGAAACCCCGCAGCCGTTCCCTCCAGTCCACCGGCCAGGTCTTCCTGGGCATCTACCTCGTCTGTGTG GCCTACTCACTGCAGCACAGCAAGGAGGACCGGCTGGCGTATCTGAACCATCTCCCGGGCGGGGAGCTGATGGTCCAGCTCTTCTTCGTGCTCTATGGTGTCCTGGCCCTGGCCTTCCTGTCAGGCTACTACGTGACCCTGGCTGCCCAGATCTTGGCTGTCCTGCTGCCCCCGGTCATGCTGCTCATTGACGGCAATGTGGCCTACTGGCACAACACGCGACGCGTTGAGTTCTGGAACCAGATGAAGCTCCTTGGAGAGAGTGTGGGCATCTTCGGGGCCGCTGTCATCCTGGCCACTGATGGCTGA
- the LOC102414386 gene encoding transmembrane protein 101 isoform X4, with protein sequence MGAAVLCASFMSFGVKRRWFALGAALQLAISTYAAYVGGYVHYGDWLKVRMYSRTVAIIGGFLVLASGAGELYRRKPRSRSLQSTGQVFLGIYLVCVAYSLQHSKEDRLAYLNHLPGGELMVQLFFVLYGVLALAFLSGYYVTLAAQILAVLLPPVMLLIDGNVAYWHNTRRVEFWNQMKLLGESVGIFGAAVILATDG encoded by the exons ATGGGGGCGGCCGTGCTGTGCGCTAGCTTCATGTCCTTTGGAGTGAAGCGGCGCTGGTTCGCGCTGGGGGCCGCACTCCAGCTTGCCATTAGCACCTATGCCGCCTACGTCGGGGGCTACGTCCACTACGGGGACTGGCTGAAG GTCCGTATGTACTCACGCACAGTTGCCATCATTGGTGGCTTTCTTGTGCTGGCCAGCGGTGCTGGGGAGCTGTACCGTCGGAAACCCCGCAGCCGTTCCCTCCAGTCCACCGGCCAGGTCTTCCTGGGCATCTACCTCGTCTGTGTG GCCTACTCACTGCAGCACAGCAAGGAGGACCGGCTGGCGTATCTGAACCATCTCCCGGGCGGGGAGCTGATGGTCCAGCTCTTCTTCGTGCTCTATGGTGTCCTGGCCCTGGCCTTCCTGTCAGGCTACTACGTGACCCTGGCTGCCCAGATCTTGGCTGTCCTGCTGCCCCCGGTCATGCTGCTCATTGACGGCAATGTGGCCTACTGGCACAACACGCGACGCGTTGAGTTCTGGAACCAGATGAAGCTCCTTGGAGAGAGTGTGGGCATCTTCGGGGCCGCTGTCATCCTGGCCACTGATGGCTGA
- the NAGS gene encoding N-acetylglutamate synthase, mitochondrial, with translation MATVRMAWALWAAPAGRRLRGPRGTGSARRLSCGAQRQATRGTSPGRRLSTAWGPAQLAQEEAEGAKDDVHPSAAEEPLWTPPPAPPVPPDSPGPPAGRSLVQRDIQTFLNQCGASPGEARHWLTQFQACHHSADRPFAVIEVDEEVVKCPKAVSSLAFALAFLQRMDMKPLVVLGLPAPTAPSGCLSFWEAKAQLAQRCKVLVDALRHNAAAAVPFFGGGSVLSAAEPAPHASYGGIVSVETDLLQWCLESGSIPILCPIGETAARRSVLLDSLEVTASLAKALRPTKIIFLNTTGGLHDGSHKVLSNVNLPADLDLVTNADWVSTKERQKIRLIVDVLSRLPHHSSAVITAASMLLTELFSNRGSGTLFKTCERTLRVRCLDSLDQGRLVNLVNASFGKKLRDDYLASLRPRLHSVYFSEGYNAAAILTTEPVLGGTPYLDKFVVSSSRQGQGSGQMLWECLRRDLKTLFWRSRVTNPINPWYFKHSDGSFSNKQWIFFWFGLADIRDSYELVNHAKGLPDSFCKPASDPGS, from the exons ATGGCGACGGTGCGGATGGCCTGGGCCCTGTGGGCAGCGCCTGCGGGCAGGAGGCTCCGGGGCCCCCGAGGCACGGGGAGCGCCCGAAGGCTGAGCTGCGGCGCGCAGCGGCAGGCGACCAGGGGTACCAGCCCGGGACGCCGGCTCAGCACGGCTTGGGGGCCGGCCCAGCTAGCCCAAGAGGAGGCCGAGGGAGCCAAGGATGACGTCCATCCGTCTGCAGCGGAGGAGCCGTTATGGACGCCGCCCCCCGCGCCCCCGGTTCCCCCCGATTCCCCGGGGCCCCCCGCCGGCCGCTCGCTGGTGCAGCGAGACATCCAGACCTTCCTGAACCAGTGCGGGGCCAGTCCCGGGGAGGCGCGCCACTGGCTCACGCAGTTCCAGGCCTGCCATCACTCCGCCGACAGGCCCTTCGCCGTCATCGAG GTGGATGAGGAGGTGGTCAAGTGCCCGAAGGCCGTATCCAGCCTGGCCTTCGCCCTGGCCTTCCTGCAACGCATGGACATGAAGCCGCTGGTGGTCTTGGGGCTGCCTGCTCCCACGGCGCCCTCGGGCTGTCTTTCCTTCTGGGAAGCCAAGGCACAGCTCGCCCAGAGATGCAAGGTGCTGGTGGACGCCCTGCGGCACAATGCGGCAGCTGCCGTGCCTTTTTTTGGCGGCGGGTCTGTGCTGAGCGCTGCTGAGCCAGCCCCTCACGCCAG CTACGGTGGCATCGTCTCCGTGGAGACCGATCTGCTCCAGTGGTGCCTGGAGTCCGGAAGCATCCCCATCCTGTGTCCCATTGGGGAGACCGCCGCGCGCCGCTCGGTGCTCCTGGACTCGCTGGAGGTGACCGCGTCTCTGGCTAAGGCGCTGCGGCCCACCAAAATCatcttcctcaacaccacaggCGGCCTGCACGACGGCAGTCACAAG GTCCTGAGTAACGTGAATCTGCCCGCCGACCTGGACCTGGTGACCAATGCCGACTGGGTGAGCACTAAAGAACGCCAGAAGATTCGGCTCATCGTGGACGTACTCAGTCGCCTGCCCCATCACTCCTCCGCCGTCATCACCGCTGCCAGCATGTTGCTCACGGAGCTCTTCAGCAACAGGG GTTCGGGGACGCTGTTCAAGACCTGCGAGCGGACGCTGCGAGTGCGCTGCCTGGACAGCCTGGACCAGGGCCGCCTCGTGAACCTGGTCAACGCCAGCTTCGGCAAAAAGCTCCGGGACGACTACTTGGCCTCGTTGCGCCCGAGGCTGCACTCTGTCTACTTCTCTGAGGG GTACAACGCGGCCGCCATTCTGACCACGGAGCCGGTACTGGGGGGGACCCCATATCTAGACAAGTTTGTGGTGAGCTCCAGCCGCCAGGGACAAGGCTCCGGCCAGATGCTGTGGGAGTGCCTGCGGCGGGACCTGAAGACGCTTTTCTGGCGCTCCCGGGTCACCAACCCCATCAATCCCTG gtaCTTCAAACACAGCGATGGCAGCTTCTCCAACAAGCAGTGGATCTTCTTCTGGTTTGGTCTGGCCGATATCCGGGACTCTTATGAGCTGGTCAACCATGCCAAGGGGCTACCGGACTCCTTTTGCAAGCCAGCTTCTGACCCAGGCAGCTGA